Proteins co-encoded in one Streptococcus parauberis NCFD 2020 genomic window:
- the rpsI gene encoding 30S ribosomal protein S9: protein MAQAQYLGTGRRKNAVARVRLVPGTGKITVNKKDVEEYIPHADLRLVINQPFAVTSTEGSYDVMVNVVGGGYGGQSGAIRHGIARALLQVDPDFRDSLKRAGLLTRDARMVERKKPGLKKARKASQFSKR, encoded by the coding sequence ATGGCACAAGCACAATATTTAGGTACTGGCCGTCGTAAAAACGCTGTTGCACGCGTACGTTTGGTTCCAGGTACTGGTAAAATCACTGTTAACAAAAAAGATGTTGAAGAATACATCCCACACGCAGACTTACGTCTTGTTATCAACCAACCTTTCGCAGTAACTTCTACAGAAGGTTCATACGACGTTATGGTTAACGTTGTAGGTGGTGGATACGGTGGACAATCAGGAGCTATCCGTCATGGTATCGCTCGCGCATTGCTACAAGTAGACCCAGACTTCCGCGATTCATTGAAACGCGCTGGACTTCTTACACGTGACGCACGTATGGTTGAACGTAAAAAACCAGGTCTTAAAAAAGCCCGTAAAGCATCACAATTCTCAAAACGTTAA
- a CDS encoding helix-turn-helix domain-containing protein, whose protein sequence is MQVILAEEQTLEIQHMIGELIKSEVKNARESVGADSPFLNKRQACDYLGISNNTLDLWISMGLPYIKIGKSIRFNKESVNHWMARLEISA, encoded by the coding sequence ATGCAAGTTATTTTAGCAGAAGAACAAACTCTTGAAATCCAACACATGATTGGAGAGTTAATCAAATCCGAAGTTAAAAATGCAAGAGAATCAGTTGGTGCTGACTCTCCTTTTTTAAATAAACGACAAGCCTGTGATTATTTAGGGATTTCTAATAACACTCTTGACCTATGGATTTCTATGGGCTTACCATATATCAAAATTGGTAAATCCATACGATTCAATAAGGAAAGCGTTAATCATTGGATGGCAAGACTTGAAATCTCTGCCTAG
- the rplM gene encoding 50S ribosomal protein L13: MNKTTFMAKTGQVERKWYVVDATDVPLGRLSAVVASVLRGKNKPTFTPHTDTGDFVIVINAEKIKLTGKKATDKIYYTHSMYPGGLKQISAGELRSKNAVRLIEKSVKGMLPHNTLGRAQGMKLKVFVGAEHTHAAQQPEVLDISGLI; this comes from the coding sequence ATGAACAAAACAACTTTTATGGCTAAAACTGGCCAAGTTGAACGCAAATGGTACGTTGTTGACGCAACTGATGTGCCACTTGGACGTCTTTCTGCAGTAGTTGCTAGCGTACTTCGCGGAAAAAACAAACCAACTTTCACACCTCACACTGATACAGGTGATTTTGTAATTGTTATCAATGCTGAAAAAATCAAATTAACTGGTAAAAAAGCAACTGATAAAATCTACTACACTCACTCAATGTACCCAGGTGGTTTGAAACAAATCTCAGCAGGTGAACTACGTTCTAAAAATGCTGTACGTTTGATTGAAAAATCTGTTAAAGGCATGCTTCCACATAACACTCTTGGACGCGCGCAAGGCATGAAATTGAAAGTATTCGTTGGAGCTGAGCATACACATGCTGCACAACAACCAGAAGTACTTGACATTTCAGGACTTATCTAA
- a CDS encoding tyrosine-type recombinase/integrase, which produces MSIKKTKNGTYQLRVYIPEDTQAKLGLGKLYEKRFKTRREAKEAELKLSVDIEKARHNKHFQQPLKKEDILFSHFYEEVWLEPYKAGQTTNTNKPPTAATIFQTENLFRLHILPILGKYSLSHLNENKQLVLSLLTPKANSYANFKALRGYINSVFDWAEELEYIPVNRLHKTISRIKATKKQILKESKREEDLALDEDELRFWLQAFDDDLEKGLLEFKDYVLFYTTFFLSDRKSESYALQWKHINFKNKEILIENALDRFGNVKATKGGKRTLFNAPTELMELLQKWKDLQREELKQFGIKQTKKQFVFTYNDRQNNINVVLHIDYLNYRMNSIKRRHPELAPATPHKLRHTGATLAKKAGRSLEEISEALTHSDQSITKTYINITSTVSQTAGETAYRYLKK; this is translated from the coding sequence ATGTCGATAAAGAAAACTAAAAATGGTACCTATCAGCTTAGGGTTTATATTCCAGAAGACACCCAAGCAAAACTTGGACTAGGTAAGTTATATGAGAAACGATTTAAGACAAGACGTGAGGCTAAAGAAGCTGAATTAAAGCTATCTGTAGATATTGAGAAAGCTAGACACAATAAACACTTTCAACAACCTCTCAAAAAAGAAGATATTCTCTTTTCTCATTTCTATGAGGAGGTCTGGCTTGAGCCCTATAAAGCCGGGCAAACAACTAATACGAATAAGCCTCCTACAGCAGCAACAATCTTTCAAACCGAAAATCTCTTTAGACTACATATCTTACCTATTCTAGGTAAATACTCTTTGAGTCATCTCAACGAAAACAAACAACTGGTTCTGTCATTACTGACACCGAAAGCAAATAGCTATGCAAATTTCAAGGCTCTCCGTGGATACATTAACTCTGTTTTTGACTGGGCGGAAGAGCTGGAATACATCCCAGTCAACCGACTACACAAAACGATTAGTCGCATTAAGGCAACTAAAAAACAAATACTAAAAGAGAGTAAACGTGAAGAAGACTTAGCGTTAGATGAAGATGAATTGCGCTTTTGGTTGCAGGCCTTTGACGATGATTTAGAAAAAGGTCTTTTAGAATTCAAGGATTATGTCCTATTCTATACTACTTTTTTTCTGTCCGATAGAAAGTCTGAATCTTATGCTCTTCAATGGAAGCATATAAACTTCAAAAACAAAGAAATCCTAATCGAAAATGCCTTAGACCGCTTTGGAAATGTGAAAGCAACAAAGGGAGGCAAGCGCACATTATTCAATGCTCCTACTGAACTGATGGAATTATTGCAAAAATGGAAAGATTTGCAACGGGAAGAACTAAAACAATTTGGCATCAAGCAAACAAAGAAACAGTTTGTATTTACCTACAATGATAGACAAAACAATATAAACGTTGTCTTGCATATTGATTACCTCAATTATCGCATGAACTCTATTAAAAGACGACATCCTGAATTAGCTCCTGCAACGCCACATAAACTTAGGCATACTGGAGCCACACTAGCCAAAAAAGCAGGTCGCTCACTAGAAGAGATTTCGGAGGCATTGACTCATAGCGACCAGTCAATTACAAAAACTTATATCAATATCACGAGTACCGTTTCCCAGACAGCTGGAGAGACTGCATATAGGTACCTCAAAAAGTAA